One window from the genome of Diorhabda sublineata isolate icDioSubl1.1 chromosome 10, icDioSubl1.1, whole genome shotgun sequence encodes:
- the LOC130449757 gene encoding homeobox protein vnd-like isoform X2, producing the protein MPPATPPEGTATTSTPAAVTSTAAAALFAWPPLLLHPWAPALLPGAWCSPVIRSAFPGLLDTMKMTGSANQRQPASFAISDILELDRHNSEEIDPITADTSVYPTHQDLSYSSRHQWLQMADPGINPIQPHLTIPPHPSQLSPDSTSPSISERSSVPPDNPLADSSVTNPLNQAPSSMGTISEGELEDQDELKEESEQQPGSQKKRKRRVLFSKAQTYELERRFRQQRYLSAPEREHLASIIRLTPTQVKIWFQNHRYKTKRAQHEKGMHDQQNNPMPSPRRVAVPVLVRDGKPCLAGNQKHDNIPIPNPMMMGNHTSHALLYGQPRVWW; encoded by the exons atgcCACCCGCGACGCCTCCTGAAGGCACGGCGACGACGTCGACACCAGCTGCGGTGACGTCCACGGCCGCAGCAGCGTTATTCGCCTGGCCGCCTCTTTTGCTGCATCCATGGGCTCCTGCGTTACTACCCGGGGCCTGGTGCTCCCCAGTTATTAGGTCTGCTTTTCCAGG GTTACTAGATACAATGAAAATGACTGGTTCTGCCAATCAAAGACAACCAGCCAGTTTTGCAATAAGTGATATTTTAGAATTAGACAGACATAATAGTGAAGAAATAGATCCTATAACTGCTGATACCTCAGTTTATCCAACGCACCAAGACCTTTCATATTCATCAAGACACCAATGGCTACAAATGGCCGATCCAG GAATAAATCCGATTCAACCACATCTTACGATTCCTCCACATCCTTCTCAATTGAGTCCGGATAGTACGAGTCCATCGATTTCGGAAAGATCGAGTGTTCCACCAGATAACCCTCTTGCAGACTCTAGCGTAACAAATCCTCTTAACCAAGCTCCGTCTTCTATGGGAACAATAAGTGAGGGCGAATTAGAGGATCAAGACGAACTTAAAGAAGAAAGCGAACAACAACCTGGAAGTCAGAAAAAGAGGAAACGAAGGGTTTTATTTTCGAAAGCTCAAACTTACGAATTGGAAAGGAGGTTTCGACAACAACGATACTTATCGGCACCGGAAAGGGAACATTTGGCTTCTATAATTAGACTCACACCTACGCAAGTTAAAATATGGTTTCAAAATCATAG atATAAAACCAAGAGAGCTCAGCACGAGAAAGGGATGCACGACCAACAAAATAATCCCATGCCTTCTCCTAGGAGAGTCGCTGTACCTGTATTAGTCCGCGATGGTAAACCATGTCTGGCTGGTAACCAAAAACATGATAATATTCCAATACCAAATCCAATGATGATGGGAAATCACACATCACATGCTTTACTCTACGGTCAACCTAGAGTGTGGTGGTAA
- the LOC130449757 gene encoding homeobox protein Nkx-2.2a-like isoform X1, whose amino-acid sequence MAGYEDYSTYENTTWHIIPPDYIHLEEEYRYPLLDTMKMTGSANQRQPASFAISDILELDRHNSEEIDPITADTSVYPTHQDLSYSSRHQWLQMADPGINPIQPHLTIPPHPSQLSPDSTSPSISERSSVPPDNPLADSSVTNPLNQAPSSMGTISEGELEDQDELKEESEQQPGSQKKRKRRVLFSKAQTYELERRFRQQRYLSAPEREHLASIIRLTPTQVKIWFQNHRYKTKRAQHEKGMHDQQNNPMPSPRRVAVPVLVRDGKPCLAGNQKHDNIPIPNPMMMGNHTSHALLYGQPRVWW is encoded by the exons ATGGCTGGCTACGAAGATTATTCTACCTATGAAAATACCACTTGGCATATCATTCCCCCGGATTATATACATTTGGAGGAAGAGTATAGGTATCC GTTACTAGATACAATGAAAATGACTGGTTCTGCCAATCAAAGACAACCAGCCAGTTTTGCAATAAGTGATATTTTAGAATTAGACAGACATAATAGTGAAGAAATAGATCCTATAACTGCTGATACCTCAGTTTATCCAACGCACCAAGACCTTTCATATTCATCAAGACACCAATGGCTACAAATGGCCGATCCAG GAATAAATCCGATTCAACCACATCTTACGATTCCTCCACATCCTTCTCAATTGAGTCCGGATAGTACGAGTCCATCGATTTCGGAAAGATCGAGTGTTCCACCAGATAACCCTCTTGCAGACTCTAGCGTAACAAATCCTCTTAACCAAGCTCCGTCTTCTATGGGAACAATAAGTGAGGGCGAATTAGAGGATCAAGACGAACTTAAAGAAGAAAGCGAACAACAACCTGGAAGTCAGAAAAAGAGGAAACGAAGGGTTTTATTTTCGAAAGCTCAAACTTACGAATTGGAAAGGAGGTTTCGACAACAACGATACTTATCGGCACCGGAAAGGGAACATTTGGCTTCTATAATTAGACTCACACCTACGCAAGTTAAAATATGGTTTCAAAATCATAG atATAAAACCAAGAGAGCTCAGCACGAGAAAGGGATGCACGACCAACAAAATAATCCCATGCCTTCTCCTAGGAGAGTCGCTGTACCTGTATTAGTCCGCGATGGTAAACCATGTCTGGCTGGTAACCAAAAACATGATAATATTCCAATACCAAATCCAATGATGATGGGAAATCACACATCACATGCTTTACTCTACGGTCAACCTAGAGTGTGGTGGTAA